The following proteins come from a genomic window of Zonotrichia leucophrys gambelii isolate GWCS_2022_RI chromosome 4, RI_Zleu_2.0, whole genome shotgun sequence:
- the NPY5R gene encoding neuropeptide Y receptor type 5, with amino-acid sequence MDLEFKDRTNSTHTKNTSAATKNFSAWEDYKSSVDDMQYFLIGLYTLISLAGFVGNLLILMALLKCKQKTVINILIGNLAFSDILVVLFCSPFTLTSVLLDQWMFGTVMCHVMPFLQCASVLVSTLMLISIAAVRYRMIKYPLSSNLTAKQGYFLIVIVWAFGFTICSPLPVFHKTVDLSKTLNLEGLENRLLCIESWPSDSYRIAFTITLLFMQYILPLACLTASHTSVCRSIGARLSNKENKFEEKEMINLTLHPSKSAGAQVQPSRYSRWSCAFGRRHHRRYSRKTSSVMPAISRHHQDTHSRDLPETSDTEKSQLFSSSKFIPGIPICFEMKPEENTEIQNMITVSQSIIRIKTRSRRVFCRLTVLILVFGFSWMPLHLFHIVTDFNATLISNRHFKLVYCICHLLGMMSCCLNPILYGFLNNSIKADLMSLIPCCQIP; translated from the coding sequence ATGGATTTAGAATTCAAAGACCGTACCAACAGCACACATACCAAGAACACCTCTGCTGCAACAAAGAATTTTTCTGCCTGGGAAGACTATAAGAGTAGTGTTGATGACATGCAGTACTTTCTCATTGGGCTGTACACACTTATAAGTCTGGCTGGCTTTGTGGGAAATCTACTTATACTAATGGCCCTACTAAAGTGCAAGCAGAAGACAGTAATAAACATTCTCATTGGAAACTTGGCCTTTTCTGACATCTTGGTTGTGCTGTTTTGTTCACCTTTCACGCTGACATCCGTCCTGCTTGACCAATGGATGTTTGGCACTGTCATGTGCCATGTAATGCCCTTCCTCCAGTGTGCCTCGGTCTTAGTTTCAACTTTGATGTTAATATCTATTGCTGCAGTGAGGTACCGTATGATAAAGTATCCCCTCTCCAGCAATCTCACAGCAAAGCAAGGCTATTTCTTAATAGTGATCGTTTGGGCCTTTGGCTTCACAATTTGCTCCCCTCTGCCAGTTTTCCATAAAACCGTGGACCTCAGCAAAACTCTGAATTTAGAGGGACTGGAGAACAGGCTGCTGTGCATCGAGTCCTGGCCCTCTGATTCCTACAGGATCGCCTTCACGATAACCTTGCTGTTCATGCAGTACATCCTGCCGCTGGCGTGCCTGACCGCCAGCCACACCAGCGTCTGCAGGAGCATAGGGGCTAGGCTGTCaaacaaggaaaacaagttTGAAGAAAAGGAGATGATAAACCTAACTCTTCATCCCTCTAAGAGTGCTGGCGCACAGGTTCAACCCTCCAGATATTCCAGGTGGAGCTGTGCCTTTGGCAGAAGGCACCACAGAAGATACAGTAGAAAGACTTCAAGTGTGATGCCAGCTATTTCAAGGCATCATCAGGATACTCATTCCAGAGATCTCCCAGAAACCTCTGACACAGAAAAAAGCCAGCTCTTTTCCTCCAGTAAATTCATCCCTGGCATCCCTatctgttttgaaatgaaaccagaagaaaacacagagatCCAGAACATGATTACAGTGTCCCAGTCCATCATCAGAATTAAGACAAGATCAAGGAGGGTTTTTTGCAGACTGACAGTGCTAATACTAGTTTTTGGCTTCAGTTGGATGCCTCTTCACCTTTTCCACATTGTCACAGATTTTAATGCCACTCTCATTTCCAACAGGCACTTTAAATTAGTATATTGCATATGCCATTTGTTGGGTATGATGTCCTGCTGCTTGAATCCCATTCTCTATGGGTTTCTTAACAACAGCATAAAAGCTGATTTAATGTCCCTTATTCCGTGCTGCCAAATACCATGA